The following are from one region of the Ignavibacteriota bacterium genome:
- a CDS encoding flippase-like domain-containing protein encodes MEKDLTEIQKYRLINKITVVIAAKLIIAAGLLIFLINFIDYDQIISAINEANLLMIGLVLILGVVNIGLQYIKWRITCNEVLEVKDNSKIFRSLFFGFSAGIITPLRIGEYFGRGIEFRDKSLVQVTVATLVDKFFPLLMVASIGSVSSLLFIYYYHNVSIYLVLSLFVLIFSFFYLLLMLLVSNRFWNSLLFSRLNTSSRVRSFLDKLKIFENLDKRYFYKMIVISFLFYSCFLIQYALLAMAFSNHFNFINYLWAANLIMFSKTIIPPVSIGELGIREGVSIYFLTQMGESASVGFNASIFLFIINLLIPALIGVGMFLRKNER; translated from the coding sequence ATGGAAAAGGATTTAACAGAAATACAAAAATACCGTCTGATTAATAAAATAACTGTAGTAATTGCAGCGAAGTTAATTATTGCCGCAGGATTACTGATCTTTCTCATTAACTTTATTGATTACGATCAAATTATATCAGCAATAAACGAAGCTAACTTGTTAATGATCGGCTTAGTTTTGATTCTTGGAGTCGTTAATATCGGTCTTCAGTACATTAAATGGAGAATTACCTGCAATGAAGTGCTTGAAGTGAAAGATAATTCTAAAATATTCAGATCACTTTTCTTTGGATTCTCTGCCGGTATTATTACTCCGTTAAGAATTGGTGAATATTTTGGAAGAGGAATTGAATTTAGAGATAAGTCACTTGTGCAGGTAACAGTTGCAACATTGGTTGATAAATTTTTTCCTTTGTTGATGGTAGCTTCGATTGGATCAGTGTCGAGTTTGCTGTTTATTTATTATTATCATAATGTATCCATCTATTTAGTTCTTTCACTCTTTGTATTAATTTTTTCGTTTTTCTATTTACTTCTAATGCTTTTAGTGAGTAACCGTTTTTGGAATAGTTTACTATTTAGCAGACTGAATACTTCTTCGCGTGTAAGATCATTTCTGGATAAGTTAAAAATTTTCGAAAACCTTGATAAAAGGTATTTCTACAAAATGATTGTTATTTCCTTCTTATTTTATTCATGTTTCTTGATTCAGTATGCGCTGCTTGCTATGGCTTTCTCAAATCATTTTAATTTCATTAACTACTTGTGGGCAGCTAACCTGATAATGTTTTCAAAGACAATTATACCACCGGTTTCCATTGGTGAACTTGGAATAAGAGAAGGTGTTTCTATTTACTTTTTGACTCAGATGGGTGAAAGTGCTTCTGTTGGTTTCAATGCTTCAATATTTTTATTCATCATCAATCTGTTAATTCCAGCTTTAATTGGCGTTGGAATGTTCCTGAGAAAAAATGAACGTTGA